DNA from Bradyrhizobium japonicum USDA 6:
GGGGATGACGGCGCCTGTCACGGCCATGCCGATCAGTGCGGCGGAGACGGCGAGCAGTTTGAAAGTCATGGAAGCGTCCTCCGGTGAAGATGAGGGGTGATCAGAGGCCGATCTGGCCGGTGGGATAGAATCCGGTGAGCCACGCCACGATCAGCGTGTCGTATTGGAAATAGGCCGCGATCGCGAAGGCGATCACGACGACACCAAAGCCCTGCTGCAGCCGCGGCGAGATCCGCGCGAGGCTGCGCACCCGCGTGGTCGCAGCCTGTCCGCCATAGGCGATTGCGAGCATCGGGATCGCTGCGCCGACGGCATAGGCAATCAGCAGCACGCCGGCCCAGCTGGCGTTCTTCGACGTCGCGACCAGCGTCAGGATCGAGCCGAGCACGGGACCGGCGCAGGGCGTCCAGACCAGGCCAAGCGTGGTGCCGAGCACGAGGCCGCCGAGCGCGCCCTCGCGCTGCACGGCGCCGGCATTGCCGAGATCGAGCCAGCCATTGAGCCGGATCGAGAGCCATTCGAACGGCGCCGGCCACAGCATCAACAGGCCGAAGCCGAGCAGCAGGACCGACGCGGCCTCGCGCAGCACGTTCGGATCGAAATCGAACAGCCGCGTGATCGCGCCCAACAGCAGCGCGGTCGCCGAGAACGAGATGACGAAGCCGAGCGCGATCATCGCGGGCCGCAAGTGCCCCACCCGCCCGATCGAGGCGCCGAGCAGGATCGGCAGCATCGGCAGCGTGCAGGGCGCGGCGATGGTCAGGATGCCGGCAAGGACGGCGAAGACAAGTTCGAGCATCGGGCACTCGTGAGGAAGGTCACGAGGGCAATTCGGGATCGATGCGCGGGTTGTTACGTGGCCTCACGCCTTCGTGAGGGGCGGCTGCGAGCCTGCCGCGGCTTTATCGGCCCCAAACACAAAACGACCCGGAGGGGGGCATCCCGTCCGGGTCGCTGGAAGTCTTGGGAGGTTTAACGAAACCGTATGCGAGCTTTATAGGAGGGAAGCTTTTCCGCGTGATGTTGTGCTTCGTTTCAATTGTTTCGTCGGCGGTAACACTTCCGTGTCCGGGGACAGGGCCGAAAATGCGGTCCTATCCTATTGAAATCCTTGGCCCTAGGCGGCGAAACGGTCGACGCCGGCGCCCTTAAGCAAATCGGCCAGCTGCTTGCGGGCATAGAACATCCGGGTCTTCACCGTGCTCTGCGGGATGCCGATGATCTGACCGACCTCCTCCACCGACTTCTCATGGTAGTAGACGAGGTTGATGATCTCGCGATGCGCGGGCGACAGCTTTTGCACGCAGGCGCGCAGGATGGCGCTGGTGTCGCTGCGGTCGAGCGAGGTCTCGGGCGTCTCGGCGTCGTCAGGAATCTGGCGCACGTCGTCCTGGTCGATGTCCTCGAAGCGGCGCTGGCGCATCGCGGTCAGCGCTTTGAAGCGCGCGATCGAGAGCAGCCAGGTCGAAACCTGCGAGCGGCCCTGGAATTGGCCTGCGGTGCGCCACACGTCGAGGAACACCTGGCTGACCAGGTCTTCCGCAGTGGTCGCGTCACGCACGATGCGCAGGATGAAGCGATAAACCCGCACATTGTGCCGGCAATAGAGGATGTGCATCGAAGTCCGGTTGCCGTCGGCAATGCTTTCCAGAAGCATCTCGTCCGAGGTCGCCTGCGCCGCAATGATGCTCTGGCTGGCTTGGGCGTTGATGGCGATGACGTTCGGCATTGACTTGCTCCCCGTAGCGCCGCAACCGAGCGGCGTTTCCTTGGACCAAAGTGTTAATCAGCGAACGTTTCGGGACGTCTGCACGAAAAGCGGAAAATGGTTTCGTGCGCCGCCAAATTGTTTCGTCGGACAGGCCGCGACGAAACATTCGGGGCGAAAAGCCGTGGAATTTCAATGTACGGAAAATACGGGGGTGGGGATTGGGGAGCGCCCGGGGCAGCCGGGAACGAAATTCCGGGCTTTGCGTTCGGTCGCGCCACCCATGCCGTCATTCCGGGGCGCGAAGCGAGCCCGGGACAGTGGTAGGTGCCGCGCGCTCTACGCCTTCTCGCCCGCGGGCGAGAACAGATAGCCGCCGCCGCGGATGGTGCGGATCACGGCCGGCTTGGTCGGGTCGGGCTCGATCTTGCGGCGGATGCGCATGATGCGCAGATCCACGGCGCGGTCGAAGGCTTCGGCGTCGCGCGCATTGGCCAGTTCGAGCAGGCGCTCGCGCGACAGCACGCGCTTCGGATTGGCCGCAAACACCTTCAGCAGCCCGAACTCGGACGCGGTGAGCGGATGCTCGTTGCCTTCGTCGTCGCGCAAGGCCTGCGCTTCGAGGTCGAGCCATTTGGTGCCGAAGCGCACCAATTGATCCTTGTCCGATTTGGCGGGCGTAGTCTCGACCGCCTTCACCGGTGCGCTCCGCCGCAACACCGAGCGGATGCGCGCCATCAGCTCGCGCAGCTCGCAGGGCTTTGCCACGTAATCGTCGGCGCCGAGCTCGAGACCGACGACGCGGTCGATCGGGCTCGCGGTCGCCGTCAGCATGATCACGGGCACGTTGATGCGGCTCTTGAGGTCGCGGATGATCGAGAGGCCGTCTTCCTCGGGCATGTTGAGGTCGAGCACGACGAGATCGGGCATGCTGCCGTCGATCGCGGTGCGCAAGCTCTTGCCGCCGTCGCACAGCGTCACGGTGAAGCCGTGCATCTTGAGGTAATCGCCGACCATCTCCCGGGCCGGGGCCTCGTCGTCGACGATCATGATGTGCTGGCTTTGGGTCATGTCACTCAGATCCCGGTACTCGAATCACGGCAACTCGGTCGCGGGCAGGGTGATGGTGAAGGTCGATCCCTTGCCGGGACCGTCGCTCTCAGCCGTCACCTCGCCGCCATGCATGTCGATAATACGCTTGACGATGGAAAGCCCAAGCCCCGTCGAGCTCTCGCCCGCGGTCGGTTTGGCCGACAGCCGCTGGAACCGGCCGAACAGGCGGCCGAGATCCTCCGGCGACAGGCCGGCGCCCTCGTCGCTGACGCGGACGACGGTATCGCTGGCTTCATGGGTGACGGCGACGGTGATCCTGCCGCCGATCGGTGAGTATTTGATGGCGTTGCTGATCAGATTGTCGATCGCCTCGCGGATGCGGTCGGTGTCGCACATGGTGACGATGTTGGGTGGCGCCGTGACGTGGATGGCCTGCTGCTTGTTGACCGCGAGCGGCTGGTTGGCGTCGGCGACCTCTTTTACCAGTGCCGCGACGTCGACCGGCTCGCGGCGGATGGTGATGTCGAAGGCATCGGCCATCGCGTCCGAGATCAGATGATCGACCATCGTGGTCAGGCGCTTCGTGGCATCGCGGATGTGATCGACCTGGGCGACCACGCCGTCGGACGAGGCGCCGGTCGAGATCAGCTCCTTCAACATCTCGGTACGGCCGAGGATGACGCCGAGCGGGTTCTTGAGATCGTGGGCGACGGTGCCGAGAATCTCGTTCTTGAAGCCGTTGGCGCGCTGCAGCCGCAGCCATTGCGCCGAGAGGCGGCGGTTGGCCTGCATCAGCGCGCGGGTGCGCTGGGCGACGCGGTCCTCGAGCTGCGTGTTGGCGTCCTGGAGCTGCTGGTAGAGGATGACGTTGTCGAAGGCGATCGAGAGCCGGCTGGAGAAGATCTCGACCAGCGAGCGGTCGGTCTCGGACAGCTCGCGCTCGGCCTGCAGCAGCACCACCACCTCGCGGCCTGAGCCGGTCCGCAGATAGATCACGCTGCGGTGGTCGGCGAATTCGTTCTTGCGGCCCTGGAACGCGGCTTCCACCATCGTCCGCAGATCGGGGTCGAGCGCCTTCGACGAGGTCGTGCCGATGAAGCGGCTGTAGCAGCCGCTGCCGGCGAGCACGGAGAGCTCGGGGTCCACGCCGCCATTGTCGCGCAGGACCAATATGCCGGCGCAATCGACATTGAGCAGCGAGGCGAGCTGGGTCAGCACGCCCTCGGCGAGCCGCTGCATCGACTTGAAGTCGTACAGCGTCGAGGCGGCATCGATGATGATCTCGAGCCCGCGCCGCGTCTGCACCATGCGCTCGAGCTGCTGATAGGAGCGCAGCGCCGCGGTCAGCGAGGTGAACAGCTTGTCGGCGGTGAGCTCGGTCTTGGCCTTGTAGTCGTTGATGTCGTACTGGACGATCACGCGCCGCTCCGGCGCCTGGCCGGGCTGTCCCGTGCGCAGGATGATACGTACGGTCTCGTTCTTGAGCTCGTTGCGGATGAACTCGACCAGTTCGAGGCCGGCGACATCGGTCTCCATGATGACGTCGAGCAGCACGGCGGCGATATCGCCATGCGCGGCCATCAGCTTGCGACCTTCCGCCGCGGAATGGGCGGAGAGGATCTCCAGCCCCTGGCCGTTGAGGCTGTAGTCGGACAGCGCGAAGCGGGTGCCGTCATGCACGGCGGGATCGTCGTCGATGACGGCGATCTTCCACTTCCGTGCGTTCTGGTCCTCCGGTGCGGTACCGGTATCGTCGATCAGGTGGAGGACATCGTCCTGTTCGGCCATTGAGAAGTCCCGTCAGTCTCTGTGCTTTGCGCGCCGCCCTTGGCGACCCGGGGCATGATAATGCGAAAAGTAGTGCCTTGTCCCAGCTTGGATTCCAGCATCATGCGCCCGCCGAGCTGCTGGGTGACAAGGTTATAGACGATATGAAGCCCGAGTCCCGTACCACCTTCATTGCGCCGGGTGGTAAAGAATGGGTCAAAGGCCTGGCGCTGCACGTCAGGGGTCATGCCGGCACCGTCATCGGCGAAGATGATCTCGATGTCGTCGGTCCCGCGCGGCCGCGCCGAGATCGTGATCGTGCCGGCGCGGCCGTCGGCAAAGGCGTGGTTGGCGGCGTTGAGGAAAAGGTTGGTCAGGATCTGGCCGTAGGAGCCGGGATAGCCGTCGAGCAGGAGCCCCTCGGGCACGTCGGCCTGGAGCGTGATCGGCGAGCGCTTCAGGACAGGACGCAGGCTGGCGATGATCTGGTCGGTAGCTTCGCTGAGTGAGAACTGCCGCCGCTCGGCATGCGAACGGTCGACCGCGACCTGCTTGAACGACTGGATCAGCTCGCCGGCGCGGGTGAGGTTGGCGACGAGCTGCTGCGAGGCATCGCGCGAGGACTGCACGAACTCCTCCAGCTGCGAGCGGCGCAGGCCGCCGTCGCCCTTGAGCTGGGCTTCGAAGATCTCGGTGCGCCGGGCAAAACTCGAAGCGACGGTCAGGCTGATGCCGATCGGGTTGTTGACCTCGTGCGCGACGCCGGCGACGAGGCCGCCGAGCGCCGCCAGCCGTTCGGCGTCGATCAAATTCTGCTGCGCGGTGTTGAGCTCGAGCAGCGCGCTCTCGGCCTTCTCCTTGGACGCGCGCAGCTCGTCCTCGGTCTCGCGCTTCGCGATCGCGTTCTCGCGGAATACCTCGACCGCGCGCGCCATGGCGCCGACCTCGTCGCGTGCCTTGGTGCCCTGCACCTCGCGGTCGAGGTCGCCGAGCGTGATCGCGCGCATCGCGGTCATGATCTGCTGCAGCGGCAGGCGGATCGACAGCGCGATCAACACGCCGGCGGTGAGGATGATGCCGAGGAAGATCACCGCGATCGACAGCACCCGCCGCGAGATATCGGCCAGGGTACGATCAAACGTCTCCTGCGCCTTCTGCTCGCGCTGGCGCATCTTGGTGGAGAGGTCGTCGATGGCGCCGATCGCCTCGGCCTGGCTGGCGTCGATGGTGTTGCGCAGCAATTCGGTGCGGCTCGTCAGCTGCTCGGAGAGTTTCGCGAAACCCTCGCGCAGCGCCATGGTGCGGGTCCCGAGCCGTTGCAGCGCCATGCGCTGCAGGTCGTTGTCGGCGAGATCGATCATGACCGGGATGGTCTTCTCGATCGTCTCGGTGTTGCGGCGCGCATCGTCGGCGGCACCGGGCGAGAGCGACAGATAGTAGGAGTTGGCGGCCACCAGCATCGCGGTGAAGGCCTCGCGGGACTTGCCGAGCGAGGGCCAGATCAGGGCGTCGCGATGGCCGGTGGCGCCCTCGATGATGGAATAGAGACCGGCCATGTCCCTGGCCGGGCCCTGCACCTGCTCCTCATAGGTCTTGGCGATGGTCGCCTGCACGCTGCGCAGCTCGCCGAAGCCGTTGAGGAAGCGGTCGGTGGTGCGCTCCAGCTCCTCGACCGAGCCCGACAGCATCGGGTCCTTGGCGGCACGGTCGGTCAGCGTGCCCAGCACCGCCTCGCGCAGCAGCAGGATTTCGGCGAACAGGTCCGGGCTCGGCTGGTTGATGTAGCGGTGGATCAGATTGTGCAGGCGCCCGGTCTCGCTCTCGAGCAGCGCCAGGATGCGGTCGGACTCGCGCACCTGGCGGACGTCGCCCCAGGCCGAGCCCAGCACCTGCGTGCCGTTCCAGATCAGCCCCACCAGCACCACGACCACGGCCGAGTTCAGCGCCGCGATCGACAGGATGCGCCAGCGGATCGGCACCGCGCGGAGCATCCCGACCAGGCGTGCGCGCAGCCGCCCGAGCGGGCCGGGCGGCCTGTCTGCGTGCTCGCTGGGTCCAGGTGCAGCCAAGCGGCTCACTCCACCTTGCGAATGCGTTCGATCAGCGCGGCCGCGGCGGGATCGCGCCCCGCCTTGGCATAGATCGCAGCCATCGCGTCCTCGAACGGCTTGCGGTCGATATCCCTGGCGACGGTGATGCCGGCGGCTTCAGCCTTGTGCTGCGACTGCTCCTCGAGGTCGTGCCACTTCTCGCGCATGAACCGGCCGGAGCGAGCCGCGGCCTCGCGGAAGATCTGTTGGTCGTCGGCCGACAGGCTTTTCCAGGCCTTCAGCGAGATCACCAGCACTTCCGGGCTCATCGTGTGTTCGGTGAGCGCGAGGTGGCCGGCATGTTTGTAATGGTCTGTCGTCACGAAAGATGGCCAGTTGTTTTCGGCGCCGTCGATCAGATGGTTGGCAAGCCCGGTGAGCACCTGCCCATAGGGCATCTCGACCGGCTCGGCGCCGAGCGAGCGAATCATCTCGCTCATCAACTCCGACTGCTGCACCCGGATCCGCAATCCCCTGAGGTCGGCGACGCCTCTGATCGGACGGACGCCGTTGTAGATCGACCGCGCGCCGGAATCGTAGAAGGCGAGTCCGACGAAGCCGTAGGGCTCGAAACTGCCGAGGATCTCGCTGCCGATCGGCCCGTCCAGCACCTTCTGCATGTGCTCGATGGACCGGAACAGGAACGGCATGGCGAGCACGTTCATCGCCGGGACGAAGTTGCCGATCAGCGCCACATTGGTCCGGTTGAGGTCGATCGCGCCGACCCTGGTCTGCTCGATGGTCTCCTTCTCTTCGCCGAGCTGACGGGAATGGAACACCTTGACCTCGTGCCGGCCGCCGGTGCGCTCGGCGATCAGCGCGCCCATGTAGCGGAGCGCCTGGACGGTCGGGTAATCCTCGGCCTGGGTGTCGGCGGCGCGGAATTCGCGCGCAGCAGCGCCCGTCGCGCAGACCGCGAGCAGAAGCGCGACGAAGATCACCCCGGTCCGCGAGAGTTCGGCACGGTTCAGCACTGGCACACTCAACCCCTCAGTGGTGGAGTCTATGGCTAAGCAAAAAGGTTCAATGCAATCTAGCAGATGGTTAAGGGAAGGCCATCCCGCCGCACCCGGCGGGGCGATTGTGCGGCGCGGCCGCCGTTCATTCCCGGTTGAAACAGGAAATGCCGCGCCTTAAGCAGGTATGGTCGCCTTTTGCCGCGCGACACGGGAAGAGCCATCGTGATTTCAGCATCGCGTCTTTTGCGGATCGTCGCCGCTTTCATCGTCCTCGCAATGCCTCTTCAGGCGCGCGCCGCCACCGACATCGCGCTGTGGCACGCCATGTCCGGCGAGCTCGGCCGGCAGCTCGAGAAGCTCGCCGCCGACTTCAACGCCTCGCAATCCGATTACCGCATCGTGCCTGCTTACAAGGGCAACTACACCGAGACCGTGACGGCGGCGATCTTCGCCTTCCGCTCGCGCAGCCAGCCCGCGATCGTCCAGGTCAACGAGGTCGCGACCGCCACCATGACCGCGGCCAAGGGCGCGATCTATCCCGTGTTCACCATGATGCGGGACATGAACGAGCCGTTCTCGCTGGGCGATTACCTTCCCGCAGTCTCCGGCTATTACACCGATGCGGCCGGCAATCTGTTGTCCTTCCCGTTCAATTCCTCGACGCCGATCCTCTATTACAACAAGACCATGTTCCGCGACGCCGGCCTCGATCCGGAGACGCCGCCGAGGACATGGCCCGAGCTTGGGCTTGCCGCAAAACGCCTGCGCGACCGCGGCGCGGCCTGCGGCTTCACCACCTCCTGGCCGTCCTGGATCCACATCGAGAATTTCTCCGCCTTCCACAATCTGCCGCTCGCGACGCGGACCAATGGCTTTGCGGGACTGGATGCCGAGCTGACCATCAATAACCCGGTCGTCGTGCAACACATCGCCCAGCTCGCCGAGTGGCAGAAGGACAAGGTGTTCGACTACGGCGGCCGCGGCCAGTCGGCCGAGCCGCGCTTCCAGAAGGGCGAATGCGGCATCTTCATCGGCTCCTCGGCGACGCGGGCCGACATCAAGGCGAATTCGAAGTTCGATATCGGCTACGGCATGATGCCGTACTGGCCCGATGTGAAGAACGCGCCGCAAAACTCGATCATCGGCGGCGCCACGCTGTGGGTGCTGCGCGACCGCCCGCGCCAGGAATACAAGGGCGTGGCGCGGTTCTTCGCCTATCTGTCGCAGCCCGGCGTGCAGGCCGCCTGGCACCAGAACACCGGTTATCTGCCGATCACCCGCGCCGCTTTCGAGCTGACCCGCGCGCAGGGGTTTTACGAGCGCAATCCGGGCTCAGCGATCTCGTTCGAGGAGATCACGCTGCATCCGCCGACGGAGAATTCGAAGGGCATCCGGCTCGGCTCCTTCGTGCTGATCCGCGGCGCGATCGAGGACGAGCTGGAGCAGGCTTTTACCGGCCAGAAGGGCGCGCAGGCTGCGCTCGATGCCGCGGTCGAGCGCGGCAACAAGCTGCTGCGCCAGTTCGAGCGCGCCAGTCCGGACCGGTAGCGGCGTGTCGAGATTGGATATCGCCGTAGCCGCAAGCGAGGTGCGCTCCCTCCCCCGCTTGCGGGGGAGGGCAGGGGAGAGGGTGTCTCCGCAACGGGACAATCCCCCAGAGGAGAGAGCCCCCACCCGGCGCTTCGCGCCGACCTCCCCCGCAAGCGGGGGAGGTGCACCGCCAGCTCGGTTCGCACTGAATCAATCAAGCTCGTATCGATGAGCGAGCCCGAATGACCTCCGCTCCATTGCAGAAGTTACCGGCTTTCACCGACGCAAACAGCTTTCGCGCCTTTCGCTCCGATCCTCCGCGATGGCTGCCGATCGCGCTCGATATCGCACGCAGCCACGGTCTCGATACCAGTTCGCCGCACGTGTTTGCGACCGGCACCAATCTCGTTGTCAGCCTCGGCGAGAAGCTGATCCTGAAAATCTTCCCGCCGCAGCTCGGCGCGCAATTCGTCTCCGAGCGCGGGTCGCTGGCGCAGCTTGCCGGCCGCCTTCATCTGCCGATCCCGGAGATCGTCGCGGAGGGTGAGCGCGACGGCTGGCCCTACCTCGTCATCACGCGCCTTGCCGGCATGCTCGGCTCGGAGGTGTGGCCGCA
Protein-coding regions in this window:
- a CDS encoding cytochrome c biogenesis CcdA family protein, with protein sequence MLELVFAVLAGILTIAAPCTLPMLPILLGASIGRVGHLRPAMIALGFVISFSATALLLGAITRLFDFDPNVLREAASVLLLGFGLLMLWPAPFEWLSIRLNGWLDLGNAGAVQREGALGGLVLGTTLGLVWTPCAGPVLGSILTLVATSKNASWAGVLLIAYAVGAAIPMLAIAYGGQAATTRVRSLARISPRLQQGFGVVVIAFAIAAYFQYDTLIVAWLTGFYPTGQIGL
- a CDS encoding sigma-70 family RNA polymerase sigma factor, translating into MPNVIAINAQASQSIIAAQATSDEMLLESIADGNRTSMHILYCRHNVRVYRFILRIVRDATTAEDLVSQVFLDVWRTAGQFQGRSQVSTWLLSIARFKALTAMRQRRFEDIDQDDVRQIPDDAETPETSLDRSDTSAILRACVQKLSPAHREIINLVYYHEKSVEEVGQIIGIPQSTVKTRMFYARKQLADLLKGAGVDRFAA
- a CDS encoding response regulator; its protein translation is MTQSQHIMIVDDEAPAREMVGDYLKMHGFTVTLCDGGKSLRTAIDGSMPDLVVLDLNMPEEDGLSIIRDLKSRINVPVIMLTATASPIDRVVGLELGADDYVAKPCELRELMARIRSVLRRSAPVKAVETTPAKSDKDQLVRFGTKWLDLEAQALRDDEGNEHPLTASEFGLLKVFAANPKRVLSRERLLELANARDAEAFDRAVDLRIMRIRRKIEPDPTKPAVIRTIRGGGYLFSPAGEKA
- a CDS encoding ATP-binding response regulator; protein product: MAEQDDVLHLIDDTGTAPEDQNARKWKIAVIDDDPAVHDGTRFALSDYSLNGQGLEILSAHSAAEGRKLMAAHGDIAAVLLDVIMETDVAGLELVEFIRNELKNETVRIILRTGQPGQAPERRVIVQYDINDYKAKTELTADKLFTSLTAALRSYQQLERMVQTRRGLEIIIDAASTLYDFKSMQRLAEGVLTQLASLLNVDCAGILVLRDNGGVDPELSVLAGSGCYSRFIGTTSSKALDPDLRTMVEAAFQGRKNEFADHRSVIYLRTGSGREVVVLLQAERELSETDRSLVEIFSSRLSIAFDNVILYQQLQDANTQLEDRVAQRTRALMQANRRLSAQWLRLQRANGFKNEILGTVAHDLKNPLGVILGRTEMLKELISTGASSDGVVAQVDHIRDATKRLTTMVDHLISDAMADAFDITIRREPVDVAALVKEVADANQPLAVNKQQAIHVTAPPNIVTMCDTDRIREAIDNLISNAIKYSPIGGRITVAVTHEASDTVVRVSDEGAGLSPEDLGRLFGRFQRLSAKPTAGESSTGLGLSIVKRIIDMHGGEVTAESDGPGKGSTFTITLPATELP
- a CDS encoding sensor histidine kinase, with amino-acid sequence MLRAVPIRWRILSIAALNSAVVVVLVGLIWNGTQVLGSAWGDVRQVRESDRILALLESETGRLHNLIHRYINQPSPDLFAEILLLREAVLGTLTDRAAKDPMLSGSVEELERTTDRFLNGFGELRSVQATIAKTYEEQVQGPARDMAGLYSIIEGATGHRDALIWPSLGKSREAFTAMLVAANSYYLSLSPGAADDARRNTETIEKTIPVMIDLADNDLQRMALQRLGTRTMALREGFAKLSEQLTSRTELLRNTIDASQAEAIGAIDDLSTKMRQREQKAQETFDRTLADISRRVLSIAVIFLGIILTAGVLIALSIRLPLQQIMTAMRAITLGDLDREVQGTKARDEVGAMARAVEVFRENAIAKRETEDELRASKEKAESALLELNTAQQNLIDAERLAALGGLVAGVAHEVNNPIGISLTVASSFARRTEIFEAQLKGDGGLRRSQLEEFVQSSRDASQQLVANLTRAGELIQSFKQVAVDRSHAERRQFSLSEATDQIIASLRPVLKRSPITLQADVPEGLLLDGYPGSYGQILTNLFLNAANHAFADGRAGTITISARPRGTDDIEIIFADDGAGMTPDVQRQAFDPFFTTRRNEGGTGLGLHIVYNLVTQQLGGRMMLESKLGQGTTFRIIMPRVAKGGAQSTETDGTSQWPNRTMSST
- a CDS encoding TRAP transporter substrate-binding protein: MPVLNRAELSRTGVIFVALLLAVCATGAAAREFRAADTQAEDYPTVQALRYMGALIAERTGGRHEVKVFHSRQLGEEKETIEQTRVGAIDLNRTNVALIGNFVPAMNVLAMPFLFRSIEHMQKVLDGPIGSEILGSFEPYGFVGLAFYDSGARSIYNGVRPIRGVADLRGLRIRVQQSELMSEMIRSLGAEPVEMPYGQVLTGLANHLIDGAENNWPSFVTTDHYKHAGHLALTEHTMSPEVLVISLKAWKSLSADDQQIFREAAARSGRFMREKWHDLEEQSQHKAEAAGITVARDIDRKPFEDAMAAIYAKAGRDPAAAALIERIRKVE
- the ugpB gene encoding sn-glycerol-3-phosphate ABC transporter substrate-binding protein UgpB, whose translation is MISASRLLRIVAAFIVLAMPLQARAATDIALWHAMSGELGRQLEKLAADFNASQSDYRIVPAYKGNYTETVTAAIFAFRSRSQPAIVQVNEVATATMTAAKGAIYPVFTMMRDMNEPFSLGDYLPAVSGYYTDAAGNLLSFPFNSSTPILYYNKTMFRDAGLDPETPPRTWPELGLAAKRLRDRGAACGFTTSWPSWIHIENFSAFHNLPLATRTNGFAGLDAELTINNPVVVQHIAQLAEWQKDKVFDYGGRGQSAEPRFQKGECGIFIGSSATRADIKANSKFDIGYGMMPYWPDVKNAPQNSIIGGATLWVLRDRPRQEYKGVARFFAYLSQPGVQAAWHQNTGYLPITRAAFELTRAQGFYERNPGSAISFEEITLHPPTENSKGIRLGSFVLIRGAIEDELEQAFTGQKGAQAALDAAVERGNKLLRQFERASPDR